A section of the Pseudomonas sp. Q1-7 genome encodes:
- a CDS encoding SDR family NAD(P)-dependent oxidoreductase, translating to MKGLTGKTVIVTGGGGGIGRAVCLRFAEEGCKVAVLDRDAAAAQATTDLVTEAGGKARAYAADITDHGAIVNTVAAIEAELGTPTVLVNNAGFDRFLPFLKTEPQQWEQLIAINLTGALNMHHVVLPKMLEAGGGKVINVASDAARVGSSGEAVYAACKAGLIGLSKTLARELATKGVNFNVVCPGPTDTALLKSVAATSNNPEKLLEAFKNAVPMRRLGQPEDYPGIIALLASDDANFITGQVISVSGGLTMAG from the coding sequence ATGAAAGGCCTGACTGGAAAAACCGTGATCGTGACCGGTGGCGGCGGCGGCATCGGCCGCGCCGTGTGCCTGCGCTTCGCCGAGGAAGGCTGCAAGGTCGCCGTGCTGGACCGCGACGCCGCAGCCGCGCAAGCCACCACCGACCTGGTCACCGAGGCTGGCGGCAAGGCCCGCGCCTACGCCGCCGACATCACCGACCATGGGGCGATCGTGAACACGGTGGCCGCCATCGAGGCGGAACTCGGCACGCCGACCGTACTGGTCAACAACGCCGGCTTCGACCGTTTCCTGCCCTTCCTCAAGACCGAGCCGCAGCAGTGGGAGCAGTTGATCGCCATCAACCTCACCGGCGCCCTGAACATGCACCACGTGGTGCTGCCGAAGATGCTCGAAGCCGGCGGCGGCAAGGTCATCAACGTCGCCTCCGACGCGGCCCGCGTGGGTTCCTCCGGCGAGGCCGTGTATGCCGCCTGCAAGGCCGGCCTGATTGGCCTGTCGAAGACCCTGGCGCGCGAGCTGGCGACCAAGGGCGTCAACTTCAACGTGGTCTGCCCGGGCCCCACCGACACCGCGCTGCTGAAGAGCGTGGCGGCCACCTCCAACAACCCGGAAAAGCTGCTGGAAGCCTTCAAGAACGCGGTGCCCATGCGCCGCCTCGGCCAACCGGAAGACTACCCCGGAATCATCGCCCTGCTGGCCAGCGACGATGCCAACTTCATCACCGGACAGGTCATCAGCGTGTCCGGCGGCCTGACCATGGCCGGCTGA
- a CDS encoding acyl-CoA dehydrogenase family protein: MNIEFTPAELAFRDEVRDFLARELPADIAARVRLGKHVRKEDHQRWQRILSGRGWYAANWPVEHGGTGWSLVQRHIFEEECAAFGAPRLISFGVNMVAPVIMKFGTAEQQAHYLPRILSGEDWWCQGYSEPGAGSDLASLKTRAVRDGDHYVVNGQKTWTTLGQHANRIFCLVRTDPEAQQQRGISFLLMDMDSPGISVRPIITLDGDHEVNEVFFDNVKVPVANRVGEENQGWTCAKFLLTHERTGQAGIAHSKAALAQLKRVAAVELRGGRPLIEDPLLRVQIAEVEMQLMAIEMSTLRILASVQGGGVPGAESSILKIKGSEIRQAISHLQRKVLGMHALPFLADELERDSVPEPLHGDYSAGPASQYFNLRKLSIYGGSNEIQKNIIAKMILEL; the protein is encoded by the coding sequence ATGAATATCGAGTTCACCCCCGCCGAGCTGGCGTTTCGCGACGAGGTGCGTGACTTCCTCGCCCGCGAGCTGCCCGCCGATATCGCCGCCAGGGTTCGCCTCGGCAAGCACGTGCGCAAGGAAGACCATCAGCGCTGGCAGCGCATCCTTTCCGGTCGCGGCTGGTACGCGGCGAACTGGCCGGTGGAACACGGCGGCACCGGCTGGAGCCTGGTGCAGCGGCACATTTTCGAGGAGGAGTGCGCGGCCTTCGGCGCGCCGCGGCTGATCTCCTTCGGGGTCAACATGGTGGCGCCGGTGATCATGAAGTTCGGCACCGCCGAGCAGCAGGCGCATTACCTGCCGCGCATCCTCTCCGGTGAAGACTGGTGGTGCCAGGGCTACTCCGAGCCCGGCGCCGGCTCCGACCTGGCCAGTCTGAAGACTCGCGCCGTGCGTGACGGAGACCACTACGTGGTGAACGGCCAGAAGACCTGGACCACCCTGGGCCAGCATGCCAACCGCATCTTCTGCCTGGTGCGCACCGACCCGGAGGCGCAGCAGCAGCGCGGTATTTCCTTCCTGCTGATGGACATGGACAGCCCCGGCATCAGCGTGCGGCCGATCATCACCCTCGACGGCGATCACGAAGTCAACGAAGTGTTCTTCGACAACGTGAAAGTGCCGGTGGCCAACCGCGTGGGCGAGGAGAACCAGGGCTGGACCTGCGCCAAGTTCCTGCTCACCCACGAGCGCACCGGCCAGGCCGGCATCGCCCATTCCAAGGCGGCCCTGGCCCAGCTCAAGCGGGTGGCCGCGGTGGAACTGCGCGGTGGCCGGCCGCTGATCGAGGACCCGCTGCTGCGGGTGCAGATCGCCGAAGTCGAGATGCAACTGATGGCCATCGAGATGAGCACGCTGCGCATCCTGGCGTCGGTCCAGGGCGGCGGCGTGCCGGGTGCGGAAAGCTCGATCCTGAAGATCAAGGGCTCGGAAATCCGCCAGGCCATCAGCCACCTGCAACGCAAGGTGTTGGGCATGCACGCGCTGCCGTTCCTGGCGGACGAACTGGAGCGCGACAGCGTCCCGGAGCCGCTGCATGGCGATTACAGCGCCGGTCCGGCCAGCCAGTATTTCAACCTGCGCAAGCTGTCCATCTACGGCGGCTCCAACGAAATCCAGAAGAACATCATCGCCAAGATGATCCTCGAACTCTAA
- a CDS encoding electron transfer flavoprotein subunit beta/FixA family protein, translated as MKVLVPVKRVVDYNVKVRVKADNSGVDLANVKMALNPFCEIAVEEAVRLKEHGIATEIVVVSVGPNAAQEQLRTALALGADRAILVDALKVEGAEELSSLAVAKLLKAVVDKEQPQLVILGKQAIDSDNNQTGQMLGALTGYAQGTFASKVELAGDKVKVTREIDGGLQTVVLNLPAIVTTDLRLNEPRYASLPNIMKAKKKPLDVVTPEALSVATGSTVKTLKVEAPAARQAGIKVKSVAELVEKLKHEAKVI; from the coding sequence ATGAAGGTACTGGTCCCGGTAAAACGCGTGGTCGATTACAACGTCAAGGTTCGCGTCAAGGCGGACAACTCCGGCGTCGACCTCGCCAATGTGAAGATGGCCCTCAACCCCTTCTGCGAAATTGCCGTGGAAGAAGCGGTGCGCCTGAAGGAACACGGTATCGCCACGGAAATCGTGGTGGTGTCGGTCGGTCCGAACGCCGCTCAGGAACAGCTGCGTACGGCCCTGGCCCTGGGCGCCGATCGCGCGATCTTGGTGGATGCTCTCAAGGTGGAGGGCGCCGAAGAGCTGAGCTCCCTGGCCGTGGCCAAGCTGCTGAAAGCCGTAGTCGACAAGGAGCAGCCGCAACTGGTGATCCTCGGCAAGCAGGCCATCGACAGCGACAACAACCAGACCGGCCAGATGCTCGGCGCCCTCACGGGCTACGCCCAGGGCACCTTCGCCTCCAAGGTTGAACTGGCGGGCGACAAGGTCAAGGTCACCCGTGAGATCGACGGCGGCCTGCAGACCGTCGTGCTGAACCTGCCGGCGATCGTCACCACCGACCTGCGCCTGAATGAACCGCGCTACGCGTCGCTGCCGAACATCATGAAAGCCAAGAAGAAGCCGCTGGACGTGGTGACGCCGGAGGCCCTGAGCGTTGCCACCGGGTCCACCGTGAAGACCCTGAAAGTCGAAGCACCGGCCGCCCGCCAGGCGGGGATCAAGGTCAAGTCCGTGGCCGAGCTGGTCGAGAAACTGAAGCACGAAGCGAAGGTGATTTGA
- a CDS encoding enoyl-CoA hydratase produces MSYSTILVERHESVGLITLHRPQVLNALSGQLMTELGEALRAFEGDRAIRSMVVTGSEKAFAAGADIAELRDKAFADVYLEDFVTANWEEATRCRKPVIAAVRGLALGGGCELAMMCDLIIAAEDARFGQPEVKVGTLPGAGGTQRLTRAIGKAKAMDLCLTGRLMDAREAERCGLVSRVVPAERVLDEALQVAAQIAGLSEVAVKLNKEAVNRTFETTLAEGVHFERRLLHASFGSEDRKEGMAAFLDKRPPVWRHR; encoded by the coding sequence ATGAGCTACAGCACCATCCTGGTCGAGCGGCATGAGTCGGTCGGGTTGATCACCCTCCATCGCCCGCAGGTGCTCAACGCCCTGAGCGGGCAGTTGATGACGGAACTGGGCGAGGCGCTGCGCGCCTTCGAAGGCGACCGTGCGATTCGCTCCATGGTCGTCACCGGCAGCGAGAAGGCATTCGCCGCCGGCGCGGATATCGCCGAGCTGCGGGACAAGGCCTTCGCCGACGTCTATCTGGAGGATTTCGTGACCGCCAACTGGGAAGAGGCCACGCGCTGCCGCAAGCCGGTGATCGCGGCGGTGCGCGGCCTGGCCCTGGGAGGCGGTTGCGAGCTGGCGATGATGTGCGACCTGATCATTGCCGCCGAGGACGCGCGCTTCGGCCAGCCGGAGGTCAAGGTCGGTACCTTGCCCGGCGCCGGCGGAACCCAGCGGCTGACCCGCGCCATCGGCAAGGCCAAGGCCATGGACCTGTGCCTGACGGGGCGCCTGATGGACGCCCGGGAGGCGGAGCGCTGCGGGCTGGTCAGTCGCGTGGTACCGGCCGAACGGGTGCTGGACGAGGCGCTGCAGGTGGCCGCGCAGATCGCCGGCCTGTCGGAGGTGGCGGTCAAGTTGAACAAGGAGGCGGTGAACCGGACCTTCGAAACCACCCTGGCCGAAGGGGTGCATTTCGAGCGGCGCCTGCTCCACGCCAGCTTCGGCAGCGAGGACCGCAAGGAGGGCATGGCCGCCTTCCTCGATAAGCGCCCGCCGGTCTGGCGCCACCGCTGA
- a CDS encoding acyl-CoA dehydrogenase family protein translates to MDFTLSEEQQMLQDTVARLARDSYGFEQREGFYRSEAGFSRDFWQQLGELGICAVPLAEEHGGLGGGGVDTYLVMTELGRNLCLEPYLHSQVYGAGLLQQLGSDDQSAELLPRVAAGELQLAVALEESQSHYQLQDVQTRAEPCVGGWRLTGAKCVVVGGDSAGLILVSARTSGAALDETGISLFLVDPTASGVKRLSYPCIDGPRACELHLNGVVVGEGSLLGATGKALPALRYQQGRAIAAQCGEAVGSMEECFRLTLDYLKTRQQFGSPIGKFQVLQHRMADMRGELELATSMAILAACVADEPDSDERSRRLAAAKFVVTRAARFIAEQAIQLHGGIGMTWEYSLSHHAKRLVMLSHQLGDDDHHLRAYADLLRCA, encoded by the coding sequence ATGGACTTCACTCTCAGCGAAGAGCAGCAGATGCTGCAGGACACCGTGGCCCGCCTGGCGCGGGACAGCTACGGCTTCGAGCAGCGCGAGGGTTTCTACCGCAGCGAGGCGGGCTTCAGCCGGGACTTCTGGCAACAGCTCGGCGAGTTGGGCATCTGTGCGGTGCCCCTGGCGGAGGAGCATGGCGGCCTGGGCGGCGGTGGGGTGGACACCTATCTGGTGATGACCGAACTGGGACGCAACCTTTGCCTGGAGCCCTACCTCCATTCCCAGGTCTACGGCGCCGGCCTGCTGCAACAACTGGGCAGCGACGACCAGAGCGCCGAACTGCTGCCGCGCGTGGCCGCGGGCGAGCTGCAATTGGCGGTCGCCCTGGAGGAATCCCAGAGCCATTACCAGTTGCAGGATGTGCAGACCCGTGCCGAGCCCTGTGTCGGTGGCTGGCGTTTGACCGGCGCCAAATGCGTGGTGGTCGGTGGGGACAGCGCCGGCCTGATTCTGGTGTCGGCACGCACTTCGGGGGCGGCGCTGGACGAGACGGGTATCAGCCTGTTCCTGGTGGACCCGACTGCCTCTGGCGTGAAGCGCCTTAGCTACCCCTGCATCGATGGCCCACGTGCCTGTGAGCTTCACCTCAATGGCGTGGTGGTCGGCGAAGGCAGTCTGCTTGGTGCGACCGGCAAGGCCTTGCCGGCGCTGCGTTACCAGCAGGGCCGGGCCATCGCGGCCCAGTGCGGCGAAGCCGTGGGCAGCATGGAGGAATGCTTCCGCCTGACACTGGACTACCTCAAGACCCGCCAGCAGTTCGGTTCCCCCATCGGCAAGTTCCAGGTGCTGCAACACCGCATGGCCGACATGCGCGGCGAACTGGAATTGGCCACCTCCATGGCCATCCTCGCGGCCTGCGTGGCCGACGAGCCCGACAGCGACGAACGCAGCCGGCGCCTGGCCGCGGCCAAGTTCGTCGTTACCCGCGCGGCGCGCTTCATCGCCGAGCAGGCCATCCAGCTCCACGGCGGTATCGGCATGACCTGGGAATACAGCCTGTCCCACCACGCCAAGCGCCTGGTGATGCTGAGCCACCAGTTGGGTGACGACGATCACCACCTGCGGGCCTACGCCGACTTGCTGCGTTGCGCCTGA
- the badI gene encoding 2-ketocyclohexanecarboxyl-CoA hydrolase, translated as MNYEDILYEEKDGVATITINRPERYNAFRGQTCMELIDAFNRAGWNKAIGVIVFTGAGDKAFCTGGDQGAHEGQYDGRGLIGLPVEELQGLIREVPKPVIARVNGFAIGGGHVLHVVCDLSIASDKAVFGQVGPKVGSVDPGFGTAYLSRVVGEKRAREIWYLCRKYSAQQALEWGLVNAVVPHEELDAEVQKWCDEILEKSPTALSIAKRSFNADSENIAGIGGLGMQALSLYYDTEESKEGVAAFKEKRKPDFRKFYR; from the coding sequence ATGAACTACGAAGACATCCTGTACGAAGAGAAAGACGGCGTCGCCACCATCACCATCAATCGCCCCGAGCGCTACAACGCCTTCCGTGGGCAGACCTGCATGGAGCTGATCGACGCCTTCAACCGCGCCGGCTGGAACAAGGCCATCGGCGTCATCGTCTTCACCGGTGCCGGCGACAAGGCGTTCTGCACCGGCGGCGACCAGGGTGCCCATGAAGGCCAGTACGACGGGCGCGGCCTGATCGGCCTGCCGGTGGAGGAGCTGCAAGGCCTGATCCGCGAAGTGCCCAAGCCGGTGATCGCCCGCGTCAACGGCTTCGCCATCGGCGGCGGCCACGTGCTGCATGTGGTCTGTGACCTCTCCATCGCTTCCGACAAGGCGGTGTTCGGCCAGGTCGGGCCCAAGGTCGGCTCGGTGGACCCCGGCTTCGGCACCGCCTACCTGTCGCGGGTAGTCGGCGAAAAGCGCGCCCGCGAAATCTGGTACCTGTGCCGCAAGTACAGCGCCCAGCAGGCACTGGAATGGGGCCTGGTGAACGCCGTGGTACCCCACGAGGAACTGGATGCGGAAGTGCAGAAGTGGTGCGACGAGATCCTCGAGAAGAGCCCCACTGCCCTCTCCATCGCCAAGCGCTCGTTCAACGCCGACAGCGAGAACATCGCCGGCATCGGCGGCCTGGGAATGCAGGCCCTGTCCCTGTACTACGACACCGAGGAATCCAAGGAGGGCGTGGCCGCGTTCAAGGAAAAGCGCAAGCCCGATTTCCGCAAGTTCTATCGCTGA
- a CDS encoding AMP-binding protein: MTDYLDQAVAEDADRTALVAYRVSDDSRHAMSYGELDRVVTRMAAGLASLGVAKGDVVSCQLPNWWQMSALHLACVRIGAVLNPLMPIFRERELRFMLGHAESRVLVVPQRFRGFDYAAMIDGLRGDLPALRQVLVIDGDNDATDFARVLLDQPWEERLDTRALFAERRPAGDDVVQLLYTSGTTGEPKGVLHTSNTLFSNVRPYAERLRLGAEDIVFMASPLAHQTGFLYGLMMPVYLKATAVLQDTWDPNFAARIAKAERPTFTMASTPFLADLVDVAPQHRDALASLKVFVAAGAPIPSALVEKAGNSVNARIVSAWGMTENGAVTTTCPDDPAERAIHTDGRALPHMEVAVQDDQGRPLASGEEGHLMVRGASLFVGYLKRPELYGVDRDGWFATGDLARMDEQGYIRITGRTKDVVIRGGENIPVVEIENLLYKHPAISAVALVGCPDPRLGERLCAYVTLHDPSASLALEEVTGFLLEQRLTRNYLPEYLEVLPALPRTPSGKIQKFKLREQARAIRLEPAKRS, from the coding sequence ATGACAGACTATCTCGACCAGGCCGTTGCCGAAGACGCCGACAGGACAGCCCTGGTGGCCTACCGCGTCAGCGATGACTCACGTCACGCGATGAGCTACGGCGAGCTGGACCGGGTGGTGACCCGGATGGCGGCCGGACTGGCATCGCTGGGTGTGGCGAAGGGCGACGTGGTGTCCTGCCAGTTACCCAACTGGTGGCAGATGAGCGCGCTGCACCTGGCCTGCGTGCGCATCGGCGCCGTGCTCAATCCGCTGATGCCGATCTTCCGCGAACGCGAACTGCGCTTCATGCTCGGCCACGCCGAAAGCCGCGTGCTGGTGGTTCCGCAACGTTTCCGGGGCTTCGACTACGCCGCGATGATCGACGGCCTGCGCGGCGATCTGCCGGCACTGCGCCAGGTGCTGGTGATCGACGGCGACAACGACGCCACCGACTTCGCCCGCGTCCTGCTGGACCAGCCCTGGGAGGAGCGCCTGGATACCCGCGCGCTCTTCGCCGAGCGCCGTCCGGCGGGCGACGACGTGGTGCAGCTGCTCTACACCTCGGGCACCACCGGGGAGCCCAAGGGCGTTCTGCACACATCCAACACCCTGTTCAGCAACGTCCGCCCCTATGCCGAGCGCCTGCGGCTGGGCGCCGAGGACATCGTCTTCATGGCATCGCCCCTGGCCCACCAGACCGGCTTCCTCTACGGCCTGATGATGCCGGTCTACCTGAAAGCGACCGCCGTGCTGCAGGACACCTGGGACCCGAACTTCGCGGCCAGGATCGCCAAGGCCGAGCGCCCCACCTTCACCATGGCCTCGACGCCCTTCCTCGCCGACCTGGTGGACGTGGCGCCGCAGCACCGCGATGCGCTCGCTTCGCTCAAGGTCTTCGTGGCGGCGGGCGCCCCGATCCCCAGCGCACTGGTGGAAAAGGCCGGCAACTCGGTGAACGCGCGCATCGTCTCCGCCTGGGGCATGACCGAGAACGGCGCCGTGACCACGACTTGCCCGGACGATCCGGCGGAGCGCGCCATCCATACCGATGGCCGCGCCCTGCCTCATATGGAAGTGGCGGTGCAGGACGACCAGGGCCGGCCGCTGGCCAGCGGCGAGGAAGGCCACCTGATGGTCCGCGGCGCCAGCCTCTTCGTCGGTTACCTCAAGCGCCCCGAACTGTACGGCGTGGACCGCGACGGCTGGTTCGCCACCGGCGACCTGGCGCGCATGGACGAACAGGGCTACATCCGCATCACCGGGCGCACCAAGGACGTGGTGATCCGCGGCGGCGAGAACATCCCGGTGGTGGAGATCGAGAACCTGCTCTACAAGCACCCGGCCATTTCCGCCGTGGCCCTGGTGGGCTGCCCCGACCCGCGCCTGGGCGAACGCCTCTGCGCCTACGTCACCCTGCACGACCCCTCCGCCAGCCTGGCGCTGGAAGAGGTCACCGGCTTCCTGCTGGAGCAGCGCCTGACCCGCAACTACCTGCCCGAATACCTCGAAGTGCTGCCGGCCTTGCCCCGCACGCCCTCGGGAAAGATCCAGAAATTCAAATTGCGCGAGCAAGCCCGGGCCATCCGCCTGGAACCGGCCAAGCGCTCCTGA